The Cololabis saira isolate AMF1-May2022 chromosome 5, fColSai1.1, whole genome shotgun sequence genome segment AAAACAGTACCTATTATTCTTTCCCTTTGAGCTTTATTCACCCTCCTATGAGCATCTTGCAGATCAATTCTTTCACCTTCCAGGAGAGCCCTGAACAGAGGTAagagaaaatatttctgaagACAAGCAAATGATGCAAAATGTACAGACATGTAAACAAAATGTTTCATATGGATACGAAATAGAATGAAATACCTCACAAGACGATGCACATGATTCAGCTCTGCCATTTCAACCCTCTCAAACTAAACTCAACAGGCCATATAGGGTAGTGTTCATCTAAATCATATCAAGTAAATCTTATTAAATAAAGATTTTTTGTCATTGGTTTGAACAGCTCACCCCTCCTTGGACATGCTtcggcagaaaaaaaaaggtgcctCAAAAAAAGAACATCCTCCCTGTAGAGCAGCTTCCGAATGACTGGCCTAAAAATACAATGTGGGGCTGTCCACACTCTGGCAATAAATGCCACAGTAAAAGGCGTCTCTAGGCGAGTGCTGTGTCTATTCCAAAAGTTCAAAACAAATCAGAGGTGGGCCAAGGAAAATCCTTATAAAGGCTGGCTGGAGTAGGAAGTCTTAAGACCTTCCTGGGAATTGTCCTAATGCCTAATTTTATCCCGTGTGAAACAACAGTTTCTGGTAAGACAATACAGTGTTTATCATCTTGCTTTAGAAATACATTTGCCTTTCAGGGTGCATATTATAGTTATGACTATGTCACAGGTAATGCTGTacttcagaagaaaaaaaagacaggtaataaaaacacatttttataagcagCTGATTTCTCCTAATGTGAATGTGACATCTTTAAGTGAATTTGTGACTTCAGCAAACTGGAGACATAAGAAGATCTGGAGAAATGTCAAAGGCAAGCAGCCTGCAACATATTCTAGCCTTATTTTGTGATTTGCAAAACATTTCCTATTTTAGCTAAGCAAAGACACATCTAAGCAAAGCAAACTGACTCTTGAAATGTTGTCCAAAGTGTATTTTCATCaatgtgaaaatgacaaatactCTTCTATGTAAAGACGTACCCAAAAGTAAACgcatactttatttattttgcctaGAAACTGCTGACGGAATACTAATAGACTCATCACCTGTACGCAGCCACCTCCATACCCAGATCCATCCTTATCTGGAGAAGGTGCTGGTGCTCTCTCATCTTCTCTGCCATAGCATCAGCCATCATGTTCCTCTCATGCTCCAGCTGCTCAATAATCATCTAGATGGGGGGGAGAAAAAGATTTTTACAATGTTGAGCAAGAATTGAGTTTGATTTTTGTGGGACTGAAGGACAGCTGTAGTGTAAGACCATTACTGTAATTTATAACTGACCCTTCACCCGCTTGTGGCTCCATCTTTAGGACGCTAATAAGGATTTGTCAGTCTGACAGCTAATTGGTTTAAGTGACTGGAGTAATCTATCAGTTGTAAAGTGCTTGGGAAGTAGCGTGTCAGCCAGCCACTCAATCCTTTTTACACCAAAATCAAATAATGCATGCAAGATCCTTGTTTCTGCCTCTTATAGGAATTCAAACGTAATCTTATTAAAACTGCTGGGTGTGTTAAGAAAAAGATATCACATGTATAAGGATACACTGAAACTATGATGCAGGATGCATCACGGAAAGTAGGTGTTCCATACATGCATTCTAGCCTACTGTATATGACAGGAACAGTCAGCGATGATGATGTAGGCCAAGAATCTATTAtgtatttgcagctgcgttgcTGCTGCATAAGGGCAGTGGGTGTGGCAGTGGCCTCTTCCCACTCTCATGGCTCACTGAGAGTTTGGTGCGTATGTgtgtatacaaatatatatatatatatatatatatatatatatatatatatatataatctcaaaaataaaacaaaactcgAGCTTCACTGGGATTTCACTCCCTTGCAACAGACTTCCTCACCTGATTGTCACTTAGGTCCACGCGGAATCTTTCCTGCATATGCATCAGTTGTTCTTCGAGATGCATTTGAACTTGGGCTTGTTTTTCCGCTTCTGTGCGTAATTTGCCCACTTCTGACGCATACAGCCTCTTCTCCGTCTGCAGGTCACTCAGTCTCGCCTGGTCCGCTTTAATCGCCTGCTCCATCTCTTCCACCTTCTCCTGGTACATCTCAAACGTCTCCATCCAGCCCTGGGACAGCCCTCGGGCGTACTCCTGCACCTCTTCCACGGAGACGACCCCGGGATAAGCCTGCGTGATGATGGGCACCACCCGGGACTCCACCTGCTGACGGAGATGGCCCACCTTTTCCCTGTGCGCGTCTTCTAGAAACACATACTCGTTTTCTAGCTGCACGAGTCGCTGCTGGAGCTGGGTGTTGACTTTGTGAGCTTGCTGCAGCTGGGTCTCGCAGCCCTGCAGCTCTCCGCTGATGCCCGTGCAGACCTCGGTCTGCTCGCTGCACAGAGAGCGCACTCCCCGCAGCTCTCTCCACAGCCGCTCCCTCTCCATCTCCGCCTGGGACTTCTCAAACGACAGCTGCCCCACCATCCTCCGCAGACCCTGCATCTCAGCTCTGCACTTCTGCTCCCATTCGGGCTTCTTCTGCACCTGTCTCAGTTTATTGATTTCAGTAATTAGACAGGCGTTTTCCTGCTCGAGCTGCTTCGTCCGGGACAAATACTGGCCGAGTCTGCTGTTgagctcctgcagctgctgtttcTCCACCTGGAAAGTTCGCTTGTAAGGAAGCATATTGGCTTCTAATGATAAGACTATCAAAAATGGAAAAGTGAGGttttaaaaaaagtgttttttcttaATAAAGACGGTCCCGATTACATTTGCGAAGTGCGTCTGAGGGCACAACTGTGATGTAATTTGCGATCAGTGCCCTTTGACAAGTGCGGGAGGAGGGCGGGTCCTGCGTGCATccgtcaagcctgaattatggttctgcgttaaattgacgcagagtttacgccgtagcctacggcgtagggtctgcgttggtgtaacgcggaaccataaatcagccttcacagaaACGTCCCTGGACCTCTCCCGTCTTGGCAGATGTTATGCTGCATTCAGGTGCTATCGGAAATACTTACGCTTTTCCAACTTTCATTTAAACGGTCAAAATAGCCTTGTTTTgcagttcacacacacacacacacacacacacacacacacacacacacacacacacacacacacacacacacacacacacacacacacacacacacacgtgaattagtctcctggagaagctatcaaaagcttatggtagtagccaatgaacataaatacattagacaggaatatgcagtactcgagttgtaaaaaaagatcaggggggatggtggattttatcatatggggacagatactttgtgctgattacaaatataatatattacaaataatagcactgaccaaaacacctgcagaaatactgcaggaatgacatagcagcagttaaatgcagccttctgtaagctttaattATCCAcagggcttacatcaaatacatcaaaacacaacaataaaaaacatttttctgaacttatcaatatgactctgtccttcacaggataagtaaaatggatcactgcaaaaactcaaaatcttaacaagaatatttgtcttatttctagttaaaatgtctcattttagtaaaaaaatatcattacacttaaaacaagactcatcactggaaaaaacaacaattttcacctgtttcaagtagattttcacttaaaataagtagaaaaatctgcatgtggaacaagattttattgcttgtaatgagaggataaatcttgtcccactggcagattttcctacttatttcatgtgaaaatttacttgaaacaggtgaaaattgtcaaataagttatttttctggtaatgactttaaatgttgaaatagcacattcattgatgaaatgacataagggatggaaaggggggatgattttgaccgtttttatttcaggggggatgccacccccccccccccccctcatcccccctcaactcgagtactgggaatACGTATGCActtacacttatatacacaCTTAACAGTACAACATGCACTTTACACTATTTACCACTTAACATTACAACAtatcacattacaaacacttaacatgaaacattttgtgatcCAGAagtgtacatgtatatatatgagCTTAACAATTGTTTCTTTAACTGGCATTTGAATATGGAGatggactgtgactttttaaggcTATCATTCAGCTCATTCCAAATCTGTGGTCCCTGACACACAACACTCATACTTGTTCCCACAAGTTTACGTTTTTTTCCTATAATAAGGTGTTTGTGTCTAGTATTGTGGGTGTGCTGGGGAATTTTCCATATTTCTTCgttttttattgaaacaaaataacatataattagttttcttaatattaagagagagtttatttactttaaaccAGATATCCACCTTAGAGAGCTCATTGTTAAGGAGGTCTTGAAGTTCATGGATGATGTTATGTGATATAAAAaggtttgtatcatcagcaaaaaatatttttttggagGACCTTTGAGCAATTGACCAgatcatttatataaataataaagagtaATGGCCCCAAAATAGAACCCTGTGGAACCCCATATTTGATGTGTCTATATTGAGATGTGGATGTGTACATATTGTTGTCTCTGAGAAAGATAACTAGTGAACCATTTAAGAGCTGTGCCTCTGATCCCATAGTGGGTCAATTTATTAAGCAGTATGTTATGATCGATGGTATCAAAGGCCTTTGAGAGGTCCAGAAACACACCAATGCCATATTCTCCTTTATCTAATGCATCATTTACCCTTTCGAGGAGATCAAGTACAGCCATACAGGTAGTTCAGATTCCATGTCCTAAAGTCTTCTTTGTCTCTTTAAAACTTtccctttttttggggggggggggggggggggaattgAATCATTGATAATTTAATTGACTTCACAGTAAACCTGCTCATGAATAGGgatgccaaccgtcccttgaaaaacagaattgtcccgtatttataaactaaaatacGCGTCccatattgagctgaaaagggacgcactttgtcccgtattactgtgagagtcaaaaaatagtcatgaaatgccaatggaaaatggcattgagctgttgagttcataagttatttttttctgttttactacaactgcatcctacagtcatggccttttgaggcacaaatatatgtttacaagttctctacagactttctgtttgcacttttgttattgcactaaaaatgtgcattattacagaatggatgtcctgctttctttctgttttaattaatttatacaattttaagttaagcaggacaggcttctgtttaagaaagaaacttattttattcagttaattttgttattttgtattaaagtgaattgcttgataataatttgtttcccACCTGTTCATggaattcaaaaatatgcatctaattcaattcgagttcgagtcaaatagttaaaaaatcgtttcactcacaaaaaaaggggctaaaaaaaatgACCACGCCAGGAAGAGTGAAGACAATCGGGAAGGAATTAAATACcttcaaactgaaaaaaaatctggcAGAATATGCTCGTgagacataaataaaataagaagccTAACATAAAAAAACGTAATTCAGTTGTCTGTTCCAGTCACACGGCCTACGGCTCCAGTAAGCTTACGTGATGACGTCGGTGGTATTAACACAACTTACCTACAGCCGTGAACACACCACTTCTACACTGTGTTTACGTTTCAGTGGAGAAGTGCTCCCTCACGTGGACAAAAAAGTATATACAAATATTACGACAGCTAAAGTGAAACGCTGTTTCAGACTACAGTGCTAGTTTAAAATGCATTTCAGCTTTCTTTATTGACTGTAACTTAACATCTGCTTCAGTATGAATGAAAGAGAGCTCGTGGTCGTCACAGGTAAATGCCGTGTTTGCTCGTAAAATACGCAGCTTCGCAATTCAAGcgtgcctttattttgaaatgtaattttaaatgtactttttgaGGGTTCGGGCCGTTCAGACAGTTTTTGGTGAACCCCAGCTGGAAAGCTGCCCAGGTAATGTTTAACAAACACATCTCAGATAGTGAGTCCAATGTTGCATGTATGTTATTGTGGAAAAATCTATTTCAGGCGTTGAAGTTGGCCGGGCTGGGAGAGACGGTCCGTGTTTACACCAAGGAGCTCCCAGTCAGCTATGTGGCCGCCCGGCGAATCATCACTGAACTCTGGCAAACTCTGCAACCAAAAGTAAGAATAAAGTCTGGGTGTCGAGATAGAAATCGTATAATATTTGACATTTAAAATAGTGGAATAGTCCCACAATATATCCACCATATGAGTCTTTGTATTGCAAActtgaaaaattaaaacaatgaCATGCAAACAAGTGCGTATTTTTCTCTTCTGGTCCAACAGAATGGTCTAAAATCCCCAGTAACttgacactgcaaaaactcaaaatcttaccaggaatatttgtcttatttccagttaaaatgtctaatttttagtcaaaaaatctcattacccttaaaacaagagtcattaccagaaaaataacttatttgaacattttcacctgtttcaagtaaattttcacttgaaataagtagaaaaatctgccagtgggacaagatttatctcctcattacaagcaaaaatatcttgttccactggcagatttctctacttattttaagtgaaaatctacttaaagcaggtgaaaattgttttttccagtgatgagtcttgttttaagtgtaatgagattttttttttttacaaaaaatgagacattttaactagaaataagacaaatattcttttttgtgtgtcttCCCAGTTTGCTGTACATCTGGGCATTGTCAGAGGTTCGAGTGTGGTGATTTTAGAGCAAACTGGGAGGAACAATGGCTACAGAGATAGAGACGTGTGTGGCTTTTGCCCTGAGGGTCACTGCTGCATCGTAGGTGGACCAGAAAAACTGGACTCGGTTATCGACACGAGGGCTGTCTCCAAGCACCTAAAACAAGCAGGGCAGAATGTGATTTATTCAAGAGATGCTGGCAGGTAGGCATCCCGTATGCACCATGTCATCAGACGGGAGAAGTAATTAACGATTTCTATCATGTGTTCAGGTACCTGTGCGACTTTGCCTATTACTGCTCACTGTACCAAGGTCGGCAGAGAGCAGTTTTCATCCACATCCCCTCATCTGGCAGCCTTGCCTCAGCTGATGAACTGGTACCCCTTCTGCAGACCCTCATTCTTACAATGCTCCAGCAGCTGGGGGAGCCCAAACATCATGAAGTGTAGCCCTTACAGTAAGATAATATATTGCAGCAAGTGCAGAAATCATGTCAATGAAAGGAGACAAACTGCACCATACGGGGTAATAATTATATGAAGCAATCTggttctcatttatttattcaaaattTCAGAAAAAGTAAAATACATGAAATTCTCAGATACACATTTGGAGATGGTGTGTCGAAAATACACCATCCCATCTATAGGTCTGAAAAAAACTTTGAGGCCTCAGATACAGAGCTCGAGAGAAGACAGTCTAGTGATATTATTTTGATTATTTCTTTCCCTAATCGTGATCTAAATGCACAGATTTTGCAAAAATATAAGATAGTACTAGACCAAGGCCCCTCAGAAGGTGTAGGAATGCAAATCATAAAAACAGACATGATAATGATAAACCTCAAGCCTGTTATTGCAGTGGAATGCACTGTTGCATCCTCTATAAACCTGAAATTTGAACAGAAAACATTCCGAAGAATCAAAAATGATGAACACGATTCAACTGAACATAGTTAATGTATATTTATGCTGAAAGCctaatgtaaagaaaaataaaaagactgtTGTTGCACCTGTAAACTATTCTCTCTTTCTAACTTTATTTGTTGCCATGACTACCTGCATTCTACACATCCCTTTGCTATGTCTATGTGTTTTGACAGGCTTTTGATCTAATGGTAACTAGTAGTTCATCTCACAGCAGATCCATGTCTATTCTCAGAAATGAAAAGCTGAAATGTTATCACAATATATTCAAACTGGAAAAACATAAATGCAGATATGTTTGCTTGTTAGTGGTAATTTGTTTTCTCACCAATGTGAAACTCGGCAGCAGTCAGTTTAAGTCAAAGattcttctctcctttttttttttcttttttaatatttttttcaaatttagcCCTAAGTCATGCCGATATAATATTTAGAAGACTGATCAAGCAACCGAGTTTCCCATTATAAGTCATctagtttattgttttttgaTAAAGACAAATGTACAAATTCAATTTGCTCCCAGTCCACTAGCCTGAGCACTGAGATAATGGTAAACCCATTGTTAGTAAAAAAGTACAGGTGAGACTCGAGACTACTTTTTGCATCTTTACACTGCGTTTTGGGAGTTGTCATAAGCTGCACTGAGACGAATGAACCAGCAGCAATATTAGAAGTGGCTGAGCAACAGGTGAGTAGGCAGCGCCTCTGAATGATCAAAAAAAATGCCCCAGAATGGCCATCGATAGAGTCTGATGGATGACAGTGGAAATCAACACCTGGGCCAGAACGTCATGGCAATTCAGTGGGTAGACTTTGACGGGAGAAATGACGACAGTCAGGCAAACATAAAAACGTGACGATAGATGAATGATAAAATGATCTTTTTGTCTTCTGTTTGGATTCAAACATTGAAGATTTTACTACTGTAGATGTACGAGTTGGAGTCACTATTGTCTACATGGTGTTTTGGTATATAAAGTAAATACGTACAGTATTACATTCACACGGATCCATTACTTGGTGTAAAAAGTGAATGCCACTCATTTGAGATCAACGTAAGTTGTGAAATGGGATGTTGTTTGCAATTTAACAgcatatacggtatatatatctatatacgtatatatttattttggaggtgaataatacatttcccttttaaaataattcccatcttttttttttatacttctcTATAAATGCATTTGCAATGAGATTATTACGGTTGTGTTTTGAGGATTTGAGGTTGTCAAGTGCGTTTTCTCTAATCTGAAGTGAAAACTCAGTTTTTTATAAAAACCGCCGGGCCAGACGCTTGCAGGCTGAACTCACAACACCTCCACCTCCTTGTCGTTGTCTGTCTTCATGAGGTCTATCTAGATTCCTGTGGGGTTTTATCTTGAAACGTTTCCGGTTACAACTGACGAGtgagatttgttttcatatgcacaaatatattaaaaaagaaaaagaaaaaaaagtgaggtAGTTATAT includes the following:
- the pgpep1l gene encoding pyroglutamyl-peptidase 1, with the translated sequence MNERELVVVTGFGPFRQFLVNPSWKAAQALKLAGLGETVRVYTKELPVSYVAARRIITELWQTLQPKFAVHLGIVRGSSVVILEQTGRNNGYRDRDVCGFCPEGHCCIVGGPEKLDSVIDTRAVSKHLKQAGQNVIYSRDAGRYLCDFAYYCSLYQGRQRAVFIHIPSSGSLASADELVPLLQTLILTMLQQLGEPKHHEV